One Penaeus chinensis breed Huanghai No. 1 chromosome 12, ASM1920278v2, whole genome shotgun sequence DNA segment encodes these proteins:
- the LOC125031056 gene encoding F-box only protein 21-like, producing the protein MESPVRIENLPYEVLERILSAVSVSAEDVISCSTTCKYLNGVCQRNSLWKVKFRQHYAHTYSYSESSAKEKVDWRARFTATYRCRRRLVQCVFALSRTFVWSMYHDYEWPDIPRRALALYETLFQEELGEANMFYILDECHNILSSDSESMDLTLKYYAEKVYNHIYDKCVISTRWRDFTQLPEERLKYSYEQGLLWVIVSLQTKPAVCNVKLVSLHLDTLAKETLVYIKSRYPEHPICEKTLSKLDYSRETTSVWKGEHCSQIMQAVHHVIRHITNFRINNSLCESGPDHYCIDRVLVNKKGSSKLILVIESCVANRLGVHTEVHKSSSGHVLDTWKLYYIGQDGTSGYATACALCREDATALSIVHEDWQEGQTVDAPGMCKAIIQQIVFLAECWLKSDRWQAGEPALYDLLDEETYHQPIRLLFTAWQHVEHWKMSKLYHYMHQHLRVAETRQTLGKLLHLSILLRINSKLTLEKLLNFRRRMGQPPNTMRDLLRMLASVDKRARTRVAELKNLLSSGAGNYSSLNPLASVPWPHGWPGGEMVQKRRVDRKSWQVQFAVGEVLEQRGGDLCVVYDWDSMCVESEDTLVLMGETGLAHGTDQPFYRVLTDGGSARYLAQENLRHARQPRHLKNPLIGRYFTAFIYPFYIPNPQKAYEYPEDPNIREQNALSLKLKFAANE; encoded by the coding sequence ATGGAGAGCCCCGTGAGAATCGAGAACCTCCCCTACGAGGTCCTGGAGAGGATCCTGAGCGCCGTCAGCGTCAGCGCCGAGGACGTGATCAGCTGCTCCACGACCTGCAAGTACCTGAACGGCGTCTGTCAGAGGAACTCCCTGTGGAAGGTGAAGTTCCGGCAGCACTACGCCCACACCTACTCCTACAGCGAGTCGAGCGCGAAGGAGAAGGTGGACTGGAGGGCGAGGTTCACCGCGACCTACAGGTGCAGGAGGAGGCTGGTCCAGTGCGTCTTCGCCCTGTCCAGGACCTTCGTGTGGTCCATGTACCACGACTACGAGTGGCCCGACATCCCGAGGCGAGCCCTGGCCCTGTATGAGACCCTGTTCCAGGAGGAGCTGGGGGAGGCCAACATGTTCTACATCCTGGACGAGTGCCACAACATCCTCTCGTCTGATTCCGAGAGCATGGACCTCACGCTGAAATATTACGCGGAGAAGGTTTACAATCACATCTACGACAAGTGCGTCATAAGTACGAGGTGGAGGGACTTCACGCAGCTGCCTGAGGAGCGTCTGAAATACAGTTACGAGCAGGGGCTGCTGTGGGTCATAGTGAGCCTGCAGACGAAACCTGCCGTGTGCAACGTGAAGCTGGTCAGCCTGCACCTCGACACCTTAGCGAAAGAGACGTTAGTGTACATTAAGTCTAGATACCCGGAGCATCCCATTTGTGAAAAGACGCTGAGTAAGCTAGATTATTCCAGAGAAACCACGAGTGTGTGGAAGGGGGAACACTGCAGCCAGATCATGCAGGCCGTGCATCATGTGATCAGACACATAACGAACTTCAGAATAAATAACAGTTTGTGCGAGAGTGGGCCCGACCATTACTGCATTGACAGAGTGTTGGTGAATAAAAAAGGGAGTTCAAAGTTAATTTTAGTGATTGAGTCTTGTGTAGCTAACAGATTAGGAGTCCACACTGAAGTGCACAAAAGTAGCTCGGGTCATGTGCTGGATACGTGGAAGCTTTACTATATTGGACAGGATGGAACTAGTGGCTATGCAACAGCGTGCGCACTTTGCAGAGAAGATGCCACTGCACTGAGTATAGTTCATGAGGACTGGCAGGAAGGTCAGACCGTCGATGCCCCGGGCATGTGCAAGGCAATAATCCAGCAGATTGTTTTCTTGGCAGAGTGCTGGTTAAAAAGTGACAGATGGCAGGCAGGAGAACCAGCTCTTTATGACCTTCTCGATGAAGAAACATATCACCAACCAATCCGTCTGCTGTTCACTGCCTGGCAGCATGTAGAACACTGGAAAATGAGTAAGTTATATCACTATATGCACCAGCACTTAAGAGTAGCAGAAACACGCCAGACATTGGGCAAACTTCTACACCTCAGTATCCTGCTGAGAATAAATTCAAAATTGACACTTGAAAAGTTGTTGAATTTTCGTAGAAGAATGGGCCAGCCTCCAAACACAATGAGAGACTTGTTACGCATGTTAGCCAGTGTTGACAAGAGAGCAAGGACGCGAGTTGCCGAGCTGAAAAATCTGTTGTCATCTGGAGCAGGAAATTACTCAAGTCTTAACCCTTTAGCAAGTGTCCCGTGGCCTCATGGATGGCCAGGGGGAGAGATGGTGCAGAAAAGAAGAGTGGATCGCAAAAGCTGGCAGGTACAGTTTGCTGTGGGTGAGGTTCTAGAGCAGCGTGGAGGAGACCTGTGTGTCGTGTACGATTGGGACTCCATGTGTGTGGAGAGTGAGGATACCCTAGTGTTGATGGGAGAGACAGGCTTGGCTCATGGGACAGACCAGCCTTTCTACAGGGTTCTCACAGATGGAGGATCGGCACGGTACCTTGCTCAGGAGAACCTCCGTCATGCTCGCCAGCCAAGGCACTTAAAGAACCCTCTCATAGGGCGGTATTTCACAGCTTTCATTTACCCTTTTTATATTCCCAACCCACAGAAGGCATACGAGTATCCAGAAGACCCCAACATTCGGGAACAAAATGCATTGTCCCTGAAGTTGAAATTTGCTGCCAATGAGTGA
- the LOC125031333 gene encoding zinc finger protein 595-like encodes MERPRRNIRRPGALTDFLTVNESDRQSSGGEEAKGEFSEHDEAKESAASEDEGKLLLSPYKCGECKSRYRSKVALQRHLVKHSGEKPFECSQCGKGLSSQSALTEHLNIHTNNKPHKCDDCGKESRQLSVHLRHLLTHQPNPELMYTCSVCGKAFKQNEYLRKHMRKHTGEKPFVCEECGKSFTCKSELNRHSQRHSSERPYTCSDCGQSFKMRHNLNKHQKAHTGTQQWKCLLCSAVFSKPKLLEAHRKTHLETVQHLQVMRPSDNTLVVSAEVDDRRKLPTVHSLQLPKNNVDDADSEKAISKKLLRINDTTLPLEFILKSVGKGSAIKIKIIDKPAQARTAPYLTNENIVELMDEEEPEQKESEEESEVPVAADSTVEDGIEESMNKEAVEVSSVLSASASIASHCLSKHYNLVNPGCEDYRCWLAMLTSLCQQLEPPFELEVCKHLSQTSNALQLCLIQRPEAGVDQLSSLESAGLPHMFCADTSQYQFIYEQYLTILKTLQEHFNFIVDKDK; translated from the exons ATGGAACGACCTCGTCGAAACATCAGGCGTCCTGGGGCACTGACCGACTTCCTGACTGTCAATGAGTCTGACAGACAGAGCTCAGGGGGGGAAGAAGCCAAAGGAGAATTCAGTGAACACGATGAAGCGAAGGAATCTGCTGCTTCTGAAGATGAGGGGAAGCTGCTGCTGTCTCCTTACAAGTGCGGAGAGTGCAAGTCACGTTACCGCAGCAAAGTGGCTCTCCAGCGTCATTTAGTCAAGCACAGTG GTGAAAAGCCATTTGAGTGCTCTCAGTGTGGCAAAGGGTTGTCTAGTCAGTCAGCACTCACTGAACATTTGAATATCCACACCAACAATAAACCACACAA GTGTGATGATTGTGGCAAAGAGAGTCGCCAACTTAGTGTGCACCTCCGACACCTTCTGACGCACCAGCCAAATCCAGAGCTTATGTACACGTGCTCTGTGTGTGGAAAGGCCTTCAAGCAGAATGAGTACCTGAGGAAGCACATGCGAAAACACACTG GAGAGAAACCATTTGTATGCGAAGAATGTGGCAAATCCTTTACTTGCAAGAGTGAGCTCAACCGTCACAGCCAAAGACACTCATCAGAAAGACCTTACACATGCTCTGATTGCGGTCAGAGCTTCAAGATGCGTCACAACCTCAACAAGCATCAGAAGGCACACACGGGAACTCAGCAGTGGAAGTGTCTCCTCTGTTCGGCGGTGTTTTCGAAACCGAAGTTATTGGAA GCTCATAGAAAGACCCACCTCGAGACTGTCCAGCACCTGCAGGTTATGAGACCCAGTGACAACACCCTGGTCGTTTCTGCTGAGGTGGATGACAGAAGGAAACTCCCGACAGTACATAGCCTCCAGCTCCCTAAGAATAATGTAGATGATGCCGATTCTGAGAAAGCAATTAGCAAGAAACTGCTGCGGATAAACGATACCACTCTGCCTCTGGAATTCATCTTGAAGAGTGTGGGAAAAGGAAGTGCCATTAAGATCAAAATCATAGATAAGCCTGCCCAAGCGAGAACTGCTCCATATTTGACAAACGAGAACATTGTAGAGTTAATGGATGAAGAGGAGCCGGAGcagaaggagagtgaagaggaaagtGAGGTTCCTGTGGCTGCAGATTCTACTGTAGAAG atgGGATAGAAGAAAGTATGAACAAGGAAGCGGTAGAAGTCTCGAGCGTTCTCAGTGCATCGGCAAGTATAGCAAGCCACTGCCTATCCAAGCATTATAATCTAGTCAACCCAGGCTGTGAGGACTATCGGTGCTGGCTGGCGATGCTCACATCCCTTTGCCAGCAGTTAGAGCCGCCCTTCGAGTTAGAG GTATGTAAGCATTTGAGCCAGACCAGCAACGCCCTCCAGCTGTGTCTGATTCAGAGGCCTGAAGCCGGAGTGGATCAGCTGTCATCCTTAGAATCAGCTGGTCTTCCACATATGTTTTGTGCAGACACTTCACAATATCAGTTTATTTACGAACAGTATTTGACGATTTTGAAGACACTGCAGGaacattttaattttattgttgataAGGATAAGTGA